From the genome of Burkholderia cepacia ATCC 25416:
CTCGGGCCGAAGGCCCTGAAAGGCACGCCGGTCTGTCTGCACCTGTACGTGCCTGATACGGACGCGGCGATCGCGAAGGCGGTCGCGGCCGGCGCGACGGTGACGATTCCCGCCGCAGACATGTTCTGGGGCGACCGCTACGGACAGGTCGAGGATCCGTTCGGACATCGCTGGTCGCTCGCGACGCACCAGCGCGACCTGACGCCCGAGCAGATCGCGGAGGCGATGGCCAGCGCGCCGCCGTGCGGCAGCTGACACAGCCGCGCCACCGCAGTTGAACGGCCGGGCGGCGGCATGTGCCCGCGCTCACGCGCCGGCCTTCCTGCCGCGCTGCTTGTGCTCGTACATCCGCTGGTCGGCCGATGCGAGCAGGCCGGCCACGTCGTGATGGTGCGCGGGGTCGTAGTCGACGTGCCCGACACTGAACCGGATGTCATAGCCGCGCGCGTCGGCCGTGTTGCGCAGCGCAAGCGCCTGCGTCACGCGGTCGACCGGCTCGGCGACGTCGGCCGGATCGGTGGCACTCAGCAGCACGACGAACTCGTCGCCGCCAAGCCGTGCGATCACGTCGCTGTCGCGCAGTGCGCCCGTCAGCGTGTCGGCAAATGCCTTGAGCGCGCGGTCGCCCTCGGCATGGCCGAAGCGGTCGTTGATCGCCTTGAAATCGTTCAGGTCGAAGAACAGCAGCACCGCGTGACGACCCAGGCGATCGCACAGGCTCAGCACGTGGCGGGCCAGGATCTCGAAGCCGCGGCGGTTCGTCAGCTGGGTGAGCTCGTCGGTGGTCGCGAAATGCAGCGCGGCGATCTCGCGTTCGGTCATGTGGGCGAGATCGCCGAGCAGCGCGAGCTCGTCGGGTTCGAGCGAGCGCGGCCGCGTGTCGATCAGGCACAGCGTACCGATGGGCGCGCCGTTCGGCGCCGCGAGCGGCCGGCCGGCGTAGAAGCGGATGCCGGGCGCGCCGGTGACGAGTGGATTGTCGTGGAAGCGATCGTCGTTCAGCGCATCCTGGATCACCATCGTATTGCCCGCGAGCAGCGCATGGGAGCAGAACGACACGTCGCGCGACGTTTGCGTGACGTCGAGCCCGGCATGGCTCTTGAACCACTGGCGATCGTCGTCGACGAGGCTGACGAGTGCGATCGGCACGTCGAACAGCCTGCGTGCAAGACGCGTCAGGCGATCGAAGCGTTCTTCGGGCGGCGTGTCGAGGATCGAGAGCGAATGAAGCGTATCGAGCCGGGCCGCCTCGTCGGCCGGTTTCGGTGCAATTTGCATGGGTCGTGTCCTTTGTCCCGGCTGCGAGGCCGGTCACGGGATCGTATGCTGGACAGTATCGCGCATTGCGCGGCGCATCGCCATGCCGGCAATCCGGAAGCGGGCGGTTTCGGCCTGGCCCGGATCGTTGCAGATGCGGTGAGGAGCGGGCGTCATGGGCCCGCGTTTCGCCCCGATGCGCAATCCGGTGCGCGACGTCTCAAGGTGCCCGGCGCAGTGCCGTAAACAGGGCGAGTCCAATCGTTCATCGCCTCCCACTCCACCATGGTTCGAATTCTGTACGCGGGCTATCTCGCGTTTGCGCTGTATCTGCTTTATCCGATGGTCCAGAACACGTTTGCGTTCGGCGTCGTATGTGTGAGCAACGCGCTGCCGGGCGGCGCCAGCGGCTTGTCGACGTCGTCGGCACGCGGCGCGGATGCGCATGCGAATCGCTGCGCGCCGATGACGCAGGCCGGTGCCGCGGCCGGGCGGACGGCTGAAATCCATTAAGCAGGCGACGCGTTGGCCATTCGGCCGAATTGAGCTTCGCGCGACGCTCGCCGATCATCTGCAATACGGCGGATCGAACACGGGGGTGAGCGCGGCGCGTGTCAGTAGCTGGAGCGGTACGGCGTGCCCTGGTCGAAACGGCTTTGCCAGTGCGTGAGATAGCGCGACGCGAGTTGCGGGTTGTTCCACACCACGACGACGTTCTCGGAATTGCGGCTGGCCGCCGACGCGCTGTAGTTGAACGAGCCCGTTTCGACGTGCTCGGCGTCGATCACGAGGTACTTGTCGTGATGGATCGCATAGGCGTCGATCGTGCGTGTCGGGATGCCTGCGTTGACGAGCAGGTTCAACGCCTGCTTGCTGCTCTTTGCGCGATTGCCCTTGTCGTCGACCACCACCGCGACATTCACACCGCGTCGCTTGGCGGCGAGCAGTGCGCGCGTGACGGGCGGCGACGTGAACGAATAGGCGGCGACGCGGATCGAACTGCGCGCGGCGCCGATCGCTTTCAGCACCAGCGCTTCGGCACCGCCATCGGGCGAAAATGCCGATTCGACGACCTGTGTTGCGGGCGCTTCGTGAGTGGGGGCCGGTAGCCACCGCGACACGAAGTCGATCGCCTGCTGGAGCAGCGATTCGCTTTGCGTCTTGCCGAAAGCGGTGAACGGTGTGGCGAGCAGGGAGGCGGCGAGACAGGCAGCGGCGAGGCGATTGCGCGACAACATCTTGGACAGCGAATAATTTCGAGACAGCGGGCCGTGAGTGTAACGCACACGTGGCGGCCCGGTCACGTGCGGATGCAACGGGATGACGCATCGCGAAGACCGGCGATGGCAGAGGCGATGACGCAAAGTTGCGTTGTGCGGGATCCGTGTGTGCGATCGGGGCGATCGGCGGATGGGGGCGATGGCAGCGCGTGAATGCGCTTGCGGCGGCAGGGTGTCGGCGTGCAAGCCGTGCGAGAGTGCAACCAGGTAGGCTCGCTGGAACCGGCGGCAGCAACGCGAACGCAACGAACGATCCGTGTGCGTCACGCGCTCCCGTATGCGTTTCCGTACGCGCGATGCGTCAGTCCTCGGCCGAAGCCCTTCCGGCAGCTTCGGCTGCGACCCATCCGGGGCCACGCTCCGGCTGCACGTCGCGGGCGTCGAGCGGCTCGCCGCACGCCGAGCATACGGTGACCGCGTGCATCAGATGGCCGCAGGTACGGTGACGCAACTGCACTGGCGGCCCCTGGCCGTCGTCTTTCCAGCGGTCTCCCCATGCGGTCAGCGCAAGCAGGGTCGGGTAGAGGTCGAGGCCCTTGTCCGTCAAACGATATTCGAAACGCGGCGGGCGTTCCTGATAAGCGCGCTTGGCCAGCACGCCTTCGTCGACGAGCCGCGCGAGCCGCTCCGCCAGCACATGGCGCGTGACGCCGAGCTGGGTCTGGAACGCGTCGAAGCGGCGGCAGCCGAGGAACGCGTTGCGGAGGATCAGCATGGTCCAGCGGTCGCCGAGCACGGCAAGCGTACGCGCGACCGAACAGTTCAGCGTGCCGATGTCATCCCATTTCATCGTCGAGTCTCTTGCGGCGGTTCAGCGAAATAGCGGGCTCGATTATAGAACCCGCCTTCGACTGCAACGAGCCCGGCCACGTTGACAACGACCGTGATCGTTGTGAATAATCAGTTCCAATTTGGAACTTACTCGCGCGGCGACGCGCTTTCAACCCGGAGACAACCCGATGAACCCGCTTTCCCTGTCTGGTCTCGATCTGCTGCGCGCAGCGGTATCGGGCGATGCGCCGCTCGCGTCGATTTCCGAGACGATCCCGATGCGTCCGCTCGACGTCGAGCTCGGTTATGTGAAATTTTCGGCGCGGGCGGACGGCCGGCACCTGAACCCGCTCGGCGGCGTGCACGGCGGGTTCGCGGCGACGGTGCTCGATTCTGTCACGGGGTGTGCGGTGCATTCGATGCTTGATGCGGGCGTCGGCTACGGTACGGTCGATCTGCATGTGAAGATGCTGCGGCCCGTGCCGCGCGACGTCGAGCTGGTTGCGGAAGGGCGCGTGATTCACCTGTCGCGTTCGCTGGGCGTTGCCGAGGGCACGCTGAAGACGCCGGACGACAAGATCGTCGCGCATGCGTCGGCGACCTGTTTCATCCAGCGGCCGCAGTAACGGCGGCTGCAACGCCTTCGTTCGGGCCCTGCGCGTGAACGCTCGCACCTTTACCGAAGGCCGCCTGTAAGCGTGTGCGGCACCTGTCTGAAGCGGTCGCTTCAATGTGATAGCGTTCCTGCTTTCCACTGACGCGACAGGAACAGCATGGAATACCGCACACTCGGCGATTCGGGCATCGAGGTCAGCCTGATCGGCCTCGGCACGATGACGTGGGGCGAGCAGAATTCGGAGCGCGATGCGCACGAGCAGATCGACTACGCGATCGGGCAAGGCGTGACGCTGATCGATGCCGCGGAGATGTATCCGGTGCCGCCGAAGCCCGATACGCAGGGGCGCACCGAACAGTACATCGGCACGTGGCTCGCGCAGCATCGCGCGCAGCGCGAGCGCATCGTGCTTGCGACGAAAATCGCGGGGCCGGCGCGGCAGCCGCACAATCCGCGCCATATTCGCGGCGAAGGCAACCAGTTCGACCGGAAGAACCTGACCGAAGCGCTCGACGGCAGCCTCAAGCGCCTGCAGACCGACTACGTCGATCTTTATCAGCTGCACTGGCCCGATCGCAGCACGACGACGTTCGGCCGTCCCGCCTATCCGTGGGTCGACGATGCCTACACGGTGCCGATCGAGGAAACCCTCGGCGTGCTCGCGGAATTCGTGAAGGCCGGCAAGGTACGCGCGATCGGCGTGTCGAACGAAACGCCATGGGGCGTCGCGCAGTTCCTGCGCGCGGCCGAGAAGCTCGGGCTGCCGCGCATCGCGAGCATCCAGAATCCGTACAGCCTGGTGAATCGCACGTTCGAGAACGGGCTGTCGGAGTTCACGCATCGTGACGGCGTCGGCCTGCTCGCGTATTCGCCGCTCGCGTTCGGCTGGCTGTCCGGCAAGTACGAGAACGGTGCGCGTCCGGCCGGCGCGCGCATCACGCTGTTCGAGCGTTTCCAGCGCTACAGCAAGCCGCAGGCCGTCGAGGCGACGTCGCGCTATGTCGCGCTCGCGCGGCGTCACGGGCTGTCGCCCGCGCAGCTCGCGCTGGCGTTCGTCAACAGCCGTCCGTTCGTGCGCAGCAACCTGGTCGGCGCGACGTCGCTCGAGCAGTTGAAGGAGAACATCGGCAGCGTCGACGTGAAGCTGTCCGACGAGATCCTCGCCGAGATCGATGCGCTGCACGAACGGCAGCCGAACCCGGCGCCGTAAACGGCGCGCGGCCCGCGCGGCGACGATGCCGCGCCGGGCCGCACCGGGCCGCACCGGCGGCGTGTCGCCGCGCCGTCGTTTCTTCCGTTATCGCATCTTGAGCCGGGTGCGCGCGACGAACAGCGCGACGAGGCTCAGCACCGCACACCCCATCAGGTAGAGCGCCGGCGACAGCCGGTTGCCGGTCGCGCTGATCAGCCAGGTGATGACGAACGGCGCGAAGCCGCCGAACAGCGTGACCCCCGTGTTGTAGCTGACCGCGAGCCCCGTTGCGCGCGTCTGCGACGGGAACAGCTCGGCCATCAGCGCCGGCAGCGCGCCGCAGTACATCGCCTTCAGCGCGCCGATCCAGACCAGTGCGGCGAGCATCGTTGCGAACGACGCGTGGCGCGTGAGCCAGGCGAACGTCGGCCACACGCTGACGAGCATCAGCACGGCCGCGGCCGCCATCATGCGGATCCGCCCCGTGCGATCGGACAGGTGGCCGACGACCGGCGTGACGAGCGTGAGTACGAAACCGGTCGCGAGCGTCGCCGCGAAGCCCGTCGACGCGGGCAGGCCGAGCTGCTTGATCGCAT
Proteins encoded in this window:
- a CDS encoding winged helix-turn-helix transcriptional regulator — protein: MKWDDIGTLNCSVARTLAVLGDRWTMLILRNAFLGCRRFDAFQTQLGVTRHVLAERLARLVDEGVLAKRAYQERPPRFEYRLTDKGLDLYPTLLALTAWGDRWKDDGQGPPVQLRHRTCGHLMHAVTVCSACGEPLDARDVQPERGPGWVAAEAAGRASAED
- a CDS encoding NADP(H)-dependent aldo-keto reductase codes for the protein MEYRTLGDSGIEVSLIGLGTMTWGEQNSERDAHEQIDYAIGQGVTLIDAAEMYPVPPKPDTQGRTEQYIGTWLAQHRAQRERIVLATKIAGPARQPHNPRHIRGEGNQFDRKNLTEALDGSLKRLQTDYVDLYQLHWPDRSTTTFGRPAYPWVDDAYTVPIEETLGVLAEFVKAGKVRAIGVSNETPWGVAQFLRAAEKLGLPRIASIQNPYSLVNRTFENGLSEFTHRDGVGLLAYSPLAFGWLSGKYENGARPAGARITLFERFQRYSKPQAVEATSRYVALARRHGLSPAQLALAFVNSRPFVRSNLVGATSLEQLKENIGSVDVKLSDEILAEIDALHERQPNPAP
- a CDS encoding PaaI family thioesterase; protein product: MNPLSLSGLDLLRAAVSGDAPLASISETIPMRPLDVELGYVKFSARADGRHLNPLGGVHGGFAATVLDSVTGCAVHSMLDAGVGYGTVDLHVKMLRPVPRDVELVAEGRVIHLSRSLGVAEGTLKTPDDKIVAHASATCFIQRPQ
- a CDS encoding sensor domain-containing diguanylate cyclase, giving the protein MQIAPKPADEAARLDTLHSLSILDTPPEERFDRLTRLARRLFDVPIALVSLVDDDRQWFKSHAGLDVTQTSRDVSFCSHALLAGNTMVIQDALNDDRFHDNPLVTGAPGIRFYAGRPLAAPNGAPIGTLCLIDTRPRSLEPDELALLGDLAHMTEREIAALHFATTDELTQLTNRRGFEILARHVLSLCDRLGRHAVLLFFDLNDFKAINDRFGHAEGDRALKAFADTLTGALRDSDVIARLGGDEFVVLLSATDPADVAEPVDRVTQALALRNTADARGYDIRFSVGHVDYDPAHHHDVAGLLASADQRMYEHKQRGRKAGA
- a CDS encoding phospholipase D family protein, translating into MLSRNRLAAACLAASLLATPFTAFGKTQSESLLQQAIDFVSRWLPAPTHEAPATQVVESAFSPDGGAEALVLKAIGAARSSIRVAAYSFTSPPVTRALLAAKRRGVNVAVVVDDKGNRAKSSKQALNLLVNAGIPTRTIDAYAIHHDKYLVIDAEHVETGSFNYSASAASRNSENVVVVWNNPQLASRYLTHWQSRFDQGTPYRSSY
- a CDS encoding VOC family protein produces the protein MSTSVKPIPEGMRTLTPHLICAGAAAAIDFYKRAFNASEQFRLAMPDGRLAHACLVIGDSTLMLVDEMPEHGALGPKALKGTPVCLHLYVPDTDAAIAKAVAAGATVTIPAADMFWGDRYGQVEDPFGHRWSLATHQRDLTPEQIAEAMASAPPCGS